GTGGTAACTGCGGGACATGGTGTTCGTGAGCTCTCTACAGCTCTTAAGGATAATGGAGATTATTTGCGCTCACATGCCTTACAATCTGTTGCACTTGAAGTTGCAGAAGGGCTAGCGGAACGTGTTCATCATATGATGCGCGATACATGGGGTTTCCCAGATCCTGCAGATATGACCATGAAACAAAGACATGGTGCAAGATATCAAGGGATTCGTGTATCCTTTGGTTATCCTGCATGCCCAGATCTGGAAGATCAGGGACCATTATTTAAGCTGTTATCCCCCGAGGATATCGGTGTCCACCTTACAGAAGGCTTTATGATGGAGCCTGAGGCTTCCGTTTCGGCAATGGTATTCGCCCATCCAGAAGCACAGTATTTTAATGTGGAGAAGCTGTAATTGTTTTATGTTATACACCGGTCTGTAGTGGGATTGTATCCCTTTCAGCGGAACCTCCCGTAACTGGGGGGTTTTTTGCTGGAAGTAGGACGTTTAGAATAAATAAGAGATTGTTCAAAATAAGAAGAAGGGAGGACAAAGTATGGATTTATATTTTTTAGGTACGAATGCTGGAGTACCAACTTTGCAACGCAATGTAACTTCGGTTGCATTAAGGCTACTGGAAGAACGTCGTAGTATTTGGATGTTCGATTGTGGAGAAGGTACTCAACATCAGGTTCTTCGCTCACCGATACGCCTAGGAAAGCTGGAAAAGCTATTCATAACTCACTTACACGGGGATCACCTATTTGGCCTTCCTGGTCTGTTATCAAGCCGTGGATATCAGGGAGGGACATCGCCGTTAACGGTGTACGGACCTCCTGGTTTGAAAGCATACTTAGACATATCCTTGGCTGTAAGCCAATCCAGAATTCCATACAAGATTGAGATTGTCGAGCATACAGGAGGAACTGTATTCGAGGATGATGGATTTAAAGTTGAGGCTGCATTACTAGAGCACCGTATTGACAGTTATGGTTACCGGGTAACGGAAAAGGATAGTCCTGGGAGCCTCAATACGGAATTGTTGAAGAGTTATGGCTTAAAGCCGGGGCCGTTATATGGGAAATTAAAAAAAGGTGAAGATGTTACAACTGATGATGGTGTGCGAATCAGCGCTGCTGACGTTGTCAGAGAACCTAAACGAGGTCGTATTGTTACGATTCTCGGAGATACAAGACCTTGTTCTGGAGCTTTAGAACTCTCTCTTGATGCGGATCTAATCGTTCATGAAGCAACTTTTGCTCATGATCTGGCGGAAATGGCGTATCAATATCATCACAGCACAGCGGTTCAGGCCGCTGAGTTAGCGAAGGAAGCCAACGCAGGACAACTATTGCTGACTCATTTCAGCTCTCGTTACAGCTCATCTGAGGAGTTGATTCCTCTACTTGAGGAGGCTTCACTCGTATTCCCAGAGACATTGTTAGCTGAGGAATTCAGTGCATTTCCGGTTTCTCGAAGGCTCAGTGGGCAATTGAGGGGATGATTATTTTCCGGGAAAGCGCAGGAAATGACAGTGCTATGCTAAAAAATGCTGGATGAGACTCTCGTTCGATTTCATTCGACGAAGTGTGTTAGATTTAATGTAAACACAGGGTAAAAGACGTACGAAAAGCTGGAAGTATTGCCGAAAAGCAGTAGGAAATATCTCCAAACGAAAAGAAATAGTAACCATTGTAAGTCCAAGCTGGGCCTAGGCTAAGCGTTTCTTAATACTATTAATAATTTACTATATTAATTAAATTTATTATGGAAATAGAGGGATTAATTATGGAACAGATTAAAGGAGTATTGATTGATCTAGATGGTACGTTATACCATGGGCATAAAATGATTCCTGGTGCTGATCTACTGATTAAAAGTCTACGTGAAGCGGGCATTCCTTTTTTATTTGTTACCAATAATTCTTCGCGTACAGCAGCTAATGTTGCTGCACACTTATGTGGAATGGGAATCGATGCAAAAGCTGAAGAGGTATGTACCTCTTCAATGGCGGCCGC
This window of the Paenibacillus sp. FSL R10-2734 genome carries:
- the rnz gene encoding ribonuclease Z; the protein is MDLYFLGTNAGVPTLQRNVTSVALRLLEERRSIWMFDCGEGTQHQVLRSPIRLGKLEKLFITHLHGDHLFGLPGLLSSRGYQGGTSPLTVYGPPGLKAYLDISLAVSQSRIPYKIEIVEHTGGTVFEDDGFKVEAALLEHRIDSYGYRVTEKDSPGSLNTELLKSYGLKPGPLYGKLKKGEDVTTDDGVRISAADVVREPKRGRIVTILGDTRPCSGALELSLDADLIVHEATFAHDLAEMAYQYHHSTAVQAAELAKEANAGQLLLTHFSSRYSSSEELIPLLEEASLVFPETLLAEEFSAFPVSRRLSGQLRG